In one Solanum dulcamara chromosome 1, daSolDulc1.2, whole genome shotgun sequence genomic region, the following are encoded:
- the LOC129890278 gene encoding probable serine/threonine-protein kinase PBL21 — protein MLKKNNKMSCFSCMSLRPNNVQDYDEDMVPRSNNSAVHARGESNDSGSGNGRKESSSKGKRSGESNNQNNNVARSFAFKELAMATQNFRETNLIGEGGFGSVYKGCIDSGQIVAIKQLNLEGLQGNQEFVVEVLMLSLMHHNNLVNLIGYCTHGEQRLLVYEFMPLGSLENHLFDLEPGTMPLSWKTRLKIATGAAHGLEYLHNANPPVIYRDLKSSNILLDNDFNPKLSDFGLAKLGPVGDNTHVSTRVMGTYGYCAPEYAMTGKLTLKSDIYSFGVVLLELITGRKAYDTSKKQGEQNLVVWSNPFLKDRRKYIHLVDPVLDGQFSSRCLHHAVAVTAMCLQEQANFRPSITDIATALDYLLLQAQHSGTHRGGSQSSKHSMPPSSDEFNVSSRNRSYENMAVTF, from the exons atgttgaaaaaaaataataaaatgagtTGTTTTTCTTGCATGAGCCTTCGTCCTAATAATGTTCAAGATTATGATGAAGACATGGTCCCAAGATCCAACAATTCTGCAg TGCACGCGAGGGGGGAATCTAATGATTCTGGAAGTG GAAATGGAAGAAAGGAAAGTTCTTCGAAAGGCAAAAGAAGTGGGGAAAGTAACAATCAGAACAACAATGTTGCTCGCAGTTTCGCGTTCAAGGAACTAGCCATGGCAACTCAGAATTTTAGGGAAACTAATCTTATTGGCGAAGGCGGCTTTGGAAGCGTCTATAAAGGCTGTATAGATTCAGGCCAG ATAGTCGCAATCAAACAACTTAATCTCGAAGGCCTTCAAGGGAACCAAGAATTTGTTGTGGAGGTCCTGATGTTGAGTTTAATGCATCATAACAATCTTGTCAACCTGATTGGATACTGCACTCATGGAGAACAGAGGCTGTTGGTTTACGAGTTCATGCCACTGGGCAGCCTGGAAAACCATCTTTTCG ATTTAGAACCAGGAACGATGCCACTGAGTTGGAAGACAAGGCTAAAGATAGCCACAGGCGCAGCTCATGGACTCGAGTATCTACACAACGCAAATCCACCCGTCATTTACCGTGAtttgaaatcttcaaatatattATTGGATAATGATTTCAATCCAAAGCTGTCGGATTTTGGACTCGCAAAACTGGGACCTGTAGGTGACAATACTCATGTTTCGACAAGAGTGATGGGCACCTACGGATATTGTGCCCCCGAGTATGCCATGACTGGGAAGTTGACTCTGAAATCTGATATCTATAGCTTTGGTGTTGTTCTATTGGAGCTAATAACGGGACGAAAGGCTTATGACACCTCTAAGAAACAAGgagaacagaaccttgttgttTGG TCTAATCCTTTCCTCAAGGACCGGAGGAAATACATTCATTTGGTAGACCCGGTGTTGGATGGTCAATTCTCTTCTCGCTGTTTGCATCATGCGGTTGCTGTTACTGCAATGTGTCTTCAAGAACAAGCCAATTTTCGCCCCAGCATTACTGATATTGCTACTGCGCTTGACTATCTTCTCCTTCAAGCACAACACTCAGGTACACATAGAGGTGGTTCACAATCTAGCAAGCACAGTATGCCTCCATCATCAGATGAGTTTAATGTCAGTTCAAGAAATCGAAGCTACGAGAACATGGCTGttacattttaa
- the LOC129890285 gene encoding RING-H2 finger protein ATL80-like, whose protein sequence is MSTTDLSRTSGGINSTASPSPPENLPLEIDIVDSDFVVILAALLCGLICVLGLVTVARCAWIRRIAVGNSADPPSPPANKGLKKKVLKALPKFSYTPERSTKFSECAICLMEFVVGDEIRVLPQCGHGFHVGCIDTWLGSHSSCPSCRQIPVVSRCHMCGELPVMSSSSDVRGETESRSAPNNYHVNAFLP, encoded by the coding sequence ATGAGTACTACTGATCTTTCACGTACTTCCGGCGGCATAAACTCGACGGCTTCACCATCACCGCCGGAGAATCTGCCGTTAGAAATCGACATCGTCGACTCCGACTTCGTCGTGATCTTAGCTGCTCTTCTCTGCGGGCTAATTTGCGTGCTCGGCCTTGTCACCGTCGCTCGTTGTGCCTGGATCCGACGGATCGCCGTCGGAAATTCAGCTGATCCTCCTTCTCCTCCGGCGAATAAAGGTTTGAAGAAGAAGGTTTTGAAAGCACTACCGAAGTTCAGTTACACACCGGAACGATCTACGAAATTCTCTGAATGTGCGATTTGTTTAATGGAATTCGTTGTAGGAGATGAAATCCGAGTGCTGCCGCAGTGCGGCCATGGATTTCACGTTGGATGTATTGATACGTGGTTGGGATCGCATTCGTCGTGTCCGTCTTGCCGTCAGATCCCGGTGGTTTCGAGGTGTCATATGTGCGGTGAGCTGCCGGTGATGAGCTCGTCGTCCGACGTCAGAGGTGAGACCGAAAGCCGATCGGCTCCGAATAATTATCATGTTAATGCATTTTTACCTTAG
- the LOC129881692 gene encoding cysteine protease XCP1-like, translating to MAKFSFIVLFPILLLSLMSRATFARDFSIVGYSTDDLTNIDNIINLFETWMEKHNKIYKSIEEKLHRFEIFRDNLKHIDERNNMISNYWLGLNEFADLSHDEFKKMYLGLKVHQNEMTSNDEFIYRDFVDLPKSVDWRKKGAVTDVKNQGSCGSCWAFSTVAAVEGINQIKTGNLTSLSEQELIDCDTKYNSGCNGGLMDYAFQFIVSQGGLHKEDDYPYLMEDGTCDEKRDESEVVTIDGYHDVPANDEQSLLKALANQPISVAIEASGRDFQFYKGGVFDGHCGTALDHGVAAVGYGSIKELDYIIVKNSWGPKWGEKGFIRMKRNTGKAQGLCGINKMASFPVKKK from the exons ATGGCTAAGTTCTCATTTATTGTCCTGTTTcccatattattattatctctcatgtCGCGTGCAACATTTGCACGCGACTTCTCAATCGTGGGATATTCCACCGATGACTTGACCAACATCGATAACATCATCAATCTCTTCGAGACGTGGATGGAGAAACACAACAAGATTTACAAGAGCATTGAAGAGAAATTGCATAGGTTTGAGATTTTTAGAGATAATTTGAAACACATTGATGAGAGGAACAATATGATTAGTAACTATTGGCTTGGTTTGAATGAATTTGCTGATTTGAGCCATGATGAATTCAAGAAAATGTATTTAGGACTCAAAGTTCATCAAAATGAAATGAcatcaaatgatgaatttatttatAGAGATTTTGTGGATTTGCCTAAGTCTGTTGATTGGAGAAAAAAAGGTGCTGTGACTGATGTCAAGAACCAGGGTTCATGTG GTAGTTGTTGGGCATTTTCGACGGTAGCAGCAGTAGAGGGAATTAACCAAATAAAGACAGGGAATTTGACATCTTTGTCTGAACAAGAGTTGATTGATTGTGACACAAAATACAATAGTGGTTGCAATGGAGGCCTTATGGATTATGCTTTCCAATTTATTGTTTCCCAAGGTGGTCTTCATAAAGAGGATGATTATCCTTACCTCATGGAGGATGGAACTTGTGATGAAAAGAGA GATGAAAGTGAAGTGGTGACTATAGATGGTTACCATGATGTGCCTGCCAATGATGAACAAAGTCTCTTGAAAGCTCTTGCTAACCAACCTATTAGTGTTGCCATTGAGGCTTCTGGCAGAGATTTCCAATTCTACAAAGGG GGTGTGTTTGATGGGCATTGTGGAACTGCATTGGATCATGGAGTGGCAGCAGTTGGATATGGATCCATAAAGGAGTTGGACTACATCATTGTCAAGAACTCTTGGGGGCCAAAATGGGGAGAAAAAGGTTTCATTAGGATGAAGAGGAACACTGGCAAGGCCCAAGGTCTTTGTGGAATCAACAAAATGGCTTCTTTCCCTGTTAAAAAGAAGTGA